One segment of Carya illinoinensis cultivar Pawnee chromosome 13, C.illinoinensisPawnee_v1, whole genome shotgun sequence DNA contains the following:
- the LOC122292703 gene encoding uncharacterized protein LOC122292703, translated as MKESNPITEPIGQNLIKLIGNVCFSVFVFSVLIFTVIAITYQPPDPWLESAPALTKLFTQSENATFQNDNSILKTGEDFPLVHALAPERMPITEAVIKETEEKIATTTPESRSGCDELQDVVNCSDPRVLIAVEKFNLRVFKSIVFLEYQTTVNGSKPDECDMAWRFRNKKEKSWRKYRDFRRFKFGIGENCTYKVVQAGAWHSGVNARRPRSRISNGMRRGGGNNAKIAPPPMRDEEINDTIPSLGLMNFNKGRYLYYSRGGDYCKGMNHHLWSFLCGLGEAMYLNRTFVMDLSICLAATYNPSNKDEEGKDFRYYFDFEHLKEVASIVEEGEFLGGWKKWDRSHKRKVPTRKVVSYKVTPMQLKKDKSTIVWRQFDAPEPENYWYRVCEGQAAKYIQRPWHALWKSKRLMNIVSEISGRMDWDFDTVHVVRGEKAQNKELWPHLDSDTSPDRLLEKLKVMVQPWRKLYIATNEPFYNYFDKLRSQYKVHLLDDFNELWGNTSEWYNETMLLNNGRPVEFDGYMRVAVDTEVLYRGKTRVETFYNLTTDCKDGINTC; from the coding sequence ATGAAAGAGTCGAATCCAATCACTGAGCCCATAGGGCAGAACCTAATAAAATTGATAGGCAATGTGTGTTTCTCAGTGTTTGTATTCTCAGTGCTCATATTTACAGTGATTGCCATCACCTACCAACCTCCAGACCCATGGCTTGAGTCAGCTCCTGCCCTGACCAAGCTATTCACCCAATCTGAAAATGCCACCTTCCAAAATGACAATTCTATCCTCAAAACTGGGGAAGATTTCCCCTTGGTGCATGCCTTGGCGCCTGAACGCATGCCGATTACCGAGGCGGTGATTAAGGAAACTGAAGAGAAGATTGCCACTACGACCCCTGAATCACGATCCGGTTGTGATGAATTACAGGATGTTGTGAATTGTTCAGACCCAAGAGTTCTGATAGCAGTTGAGAAGTTCAATTTGCGGGTTTTTAAGTCCATTGTGTTTTTGGAGTATCAGACAACGGTTAATGGGTCGAAACCGGATGAGTGTGACATGGCGTGGAggtttagaaataagaaagagaaGTCTTGGAGGAAGTATAGGGATTTTAGGAGGTTTAAATTTGGAATCGGAGAGAATTGTACGTATAAAGTGGTGCAGGCGGGTGCATGGCATTCTGGTGTCAATGCTCGGCGGCCTAGGAGTAGAATCAGTAATGGCATGAGGAGGGGTGGTGGGAATAATGCTAAGATTGCACCCCCACCAATGCGGGATGAGGAGATCAATGACACAATCCCAAGTTTAGGGTTGATGAATTTCAACAAGGGGAGGTACCTGTACTATTCACGCGGAGGGGATTATTGTAAGGGAATGAATCACCACCTTTGGAGTTTCTTATGTGGTTTAGGGGAGGCTATGTACTTGAATAGAACATTTGTGATGGATTTGAGTATATGCTTGGCGGCAACTTATAATCCAAGTAATAAAGATGAGGAGGGAAAGGATTTCCggtattattttgattttgagcaTCTTAAGGAGGTAGCATCGATTGTGGAGGAGGGTGAGTTTTTGGGAGGCTGGAAGAAATGGGATCGAAGCCATAAAAGGAAAGTTCCTACTAGGAAGGTTGTGAGCTACAAGGTGACGCCAATGCAACTTAAGAAAGATAAGAGCACAATTGTATGGAGGCAGTTCGATGCACCAGAGCCGGAGAATTATTGGTATAGGGTATGTGAAGGGCAAGCTGCCAAGTACATCCAGAGGCCATGGCATGCTCTTTGGAAATCAAAGAGATTGATGAATATTGTTTCAGAGATCAGTGGGCGAATGGACTGGGATTTTGATACGGTACACGTGGTTCGAGGGGAGAAGGCACAGAATAAAGAGCTATGGCCTCATCTGGACTCTGATACATCCCCTGACAGGCTCCTTGAAAAGCTTAAAGTTATGGTTCAGCCATGGAGGAAGCTGTATATAGCCACCAATGAACCCTTTTACAATTACTTCGACAAACTGAGATCTCAGTACAAGGTGCATTTGCTTGATGATTTTAATGAATTGTGGGGAAATACAAGCGAGTGGTACAATGAGACAATGCTTCTAAATAATGGACGACCAGTTGAGTTTGATGGTTACATGAGAGTTGCTGTGGATACTGAGGTTCTTTATAGGGGAAAGACACGTGTGGAAACATTCTATAATTTGACCACAGATTGCAAGGATGGAATCAATACGTGCTGA
- the LOC122292704 gene encoding probable cytokinin riboside 5'-monophosphate phosphoribohydrolase LOGL1 — protein sequence MGKFQRVCVFCGSNSGNRKIFSDAALDLGRELVVRKMDLVYGGGSVGLMGLVSQTTFDGGCHVLGVIPSALIPIEISGHAVGEVLIVSDMHERKAEMARRADAFIALPGGYGTMEELLEMITWSQLGIHDKPVGLLNIDGYYDCLLGLFDKGVEEGFIKPHDRNIIISANTARELIQRMEEYIPTHDQVAPTQSWCMEEN from the exons ATGGGTAAGTTCCAAAGGGTCTGTGTCTTCTGTGGAAGTAATTCGGGGAACAGAAAAATATTCAGCGATGCAGCTCTTGATCTGGGAAGAGAATTG GTGGTGAGGAAGATGGATTTGGTCTATGGAGGAGGGAGTGTTGGGCTGATGGGATTGGTTTCTCAGACAACTTTTGATGGTGGATGCCATGTTCTTGG agttatCCCAAGTGCACTTATTCCTATTGAG ATATCTGGTCATGCTGTTGGAGAAGTGTTGATTGTCTCAGATATGCACGAAAGGAAGGCTGAAATGGCTCGTCGAGCTGATGCTTTTATTGCACTTccgg GTGGGTATGGAACCATGGAAGAGTTGCTTGAGATGATAACATGGTCTCAGCTTGGAATCCACGACAAACCA GTGGGTCTCTTAAACATTGATGGATACTACGATTGCTTGCTTGGATTGTTTGACAAAGGAGTGGAAGAAGGATTTATTAAACCGCATGATAGGAATATTATCATATCTGCAAATACTGCTCGGGAGCTGATACAGAGGATGGAG GAATATATACCTACGCATGATCAAGTAGCACCAACACAAAGTTGGTGCATGgaagaaaactaa